The DNA segment ATGCCAGGAGCTGACGTTGACGGACTCGTAAATTTTTCGGTAAAGGCCGACCAGCTTGGATTCGACACCATATGGTACCCCGATCATCTGCTTTTCGTGGCACCGGGAGCCATCGCTCCCGAGGCGTGGACCGTAGCTGCGGCGGCAGCGATGAGAACGGAAAACATAGCTTTGGGAACGGTTTCCGATCCCCACAGAATGCATCCTGCCGTTTTCGCCCAGAGGCTCGCAACTGTTGACCAGCTTTCAAAGGGTAGGGTAGTGCTCTCCCTCGGGGTAGGCGAATCGATGAATCTTGACGCGTTTGGAATCGAGTGGGGAAAACCTCTTTCGAAGCTCAGAGAATCCATAGAAGTCATGGAACTTCTTTGGGAAACCGACGAACCCGCGGACTTTAACGGGCAGTTCTACAATCTCGAGAGCGCGTTTTTGCAGATAAAACCCTACGAGAGAAACAAAATACCGTTTTACATGGCTACCCACACCCCAAAAGGACTTCAGTTGACGGGAGAAAAAGGCGACGGGTGGCTGCCGATAGATCTAAATCCCGATCTCTACTCCCATTACCTGGGAGAAATAAAGGCCGCGGCGGATAACGCGGGAAGGTCGCTTGACAACGGTTTCGATCCCGCTTTATGGGTATTCACCTCTCTTGGAGAAAGCGTTGATGCCGCCTACGAGACGCTTGAACCCTTCAAGTACGTACTGGTTATGCAGGACCAGCTGCTGAAGGCCGGATACGATGTCGAGATACCCGAAGAATATCACGGTCTTAACTACTTCAACATAGTTCCGACGGATGAAGAGGGAAGGCAGAGGTTCAGGCAGCTCGGACAGCTTTTCCCGAGAGAAGCCATACTTGATTTCACAATTACGGGGTCGAAAAAAGACTGCATAGAAAAAATCGAGAAATTTATAGACGCCGGGGTAAGAAATTTCGTCTTGTTCTACAGGTTCAGCCCCGATCCTGATCTGGCGCTTGAGACTTACTCGAAGGAAATAATTCCTTATTTCAAATAAAGTCTCCGGCGGTCTCAGGATCTCTTTGCAAACAGTTTCTGTATCTTTGTTAGGACTTACCGTCTCGTATTGCCTTGAAATCACTTTATTTCTTGACAATCCTCCAAATCCTTTGTTAAATATAAAAGTGGCATTTGGCATCTAAAACCACCGGAATAAGAACTCCGGAAGGAAAATGCTTTTGAAGAAAGCGACCGCCGTTATACTTTGCGCTATAATTCTCCTAGCTTGGGGATCCGTGTCATGGATGGTTCTTCCATGGCACCAGATGGTGGCCAATGAATTTACAAACGAATCCGAAGTCGCCGAAGCCATAAGGGCAAATGCCCCGAAAGCCGGAATTTACTGGCTGCCGTTCTCGCATAAGGATCATAAGCCGGGAGAGACAGCAGCGTTTGTAAACGCCCTTCCTCAGGGCTACGGTCCCGGCATGATAAAACAGCTTGTCACCCAGT comes from the Candidatus Dadabacteria bacterium genome and includes:
- a CDS encoding LLM class flavin-dependent oxidoreductase, with the translated sequence MGKEIKFGLSAPMPGADVDGLVNFSVKADQLGFDTIWYPDHLLFVAPGAIAPEAWTVAAAAAMRTENIALGTVSDPHRMHPAVFAQRLATVDQLSKGRVVLSLGVGESMNLDAFGIEWGKPLSKLRESIEVMELLWETDEPADFNGQFYNLESAFLQIKPYERNKIPFYMATHTPKGLQLTGEKGDGWLPIDLNPDLYSHYLGEIKAAADNAGRSLDNGFDPALWVFTSLGESVDAAYETLEPFKYVLVMQDQLLKAGYDVEIPEEYHGLNYFNIVPTDEEGRQRFRQLGQLFPREAILDFTITGSKKDCIEKIEKFIDAGVRNFVLFYRFSPDPDLALETYSKEIIPYFK